The Methylomarinum vadi genome has a window encoding:
- the serA gene encoding phosphoglycerate dehydrogenase, whose translation MKKILISDKLADDGINFLNQQQGIQVHIQTGVSEDELCALIPEFDALLIRSGSKVTEKVLKAGKNLKVVGRAGIGVDNVDVKAATELGVIVMNTPDANATTTAELAIGHIFSLSRNLPQANLSVREGKWERSKLMGAEVSHKTLAILGFGTIGRIVAQRGNGLKMRVIAYDPFVTPEVFAEYGAEPVTLEELIKQADYLTLHCPMTEKTRGIIGAEQLAMMKKSAILINCARGGLVDEEALYKTLENGDIAGAALDVYEHEPPKDSPLLKLDNIVFTPHLGASTREAQVAVSVEIARQVVTYLNTGEAVNALNLPRLSAEELKKSRQFMMLAKILGKMLVNLVDTPIKKLEVGTYGKAAEVEIRPISVEALVGMLADQFDTPVNSVNVESIAKRQGISLIETKTEESQGYLFLIKVTGHCQGRTVSLEGTLLGDCHPRLVSIDQFEIEVVPEGTLLITRHDDKPGVISAISSVLGESNINISRMQVGMADSQQQAMAVISVSDPLDEKLVQAVCDIPAVHTVKQIHL comes from the coding sequence ATGAAGAAGATATTGATCTCGGACAAATTGGCTGACGACGGCATTAATTTTTTGAATCAGCAGCAAGGCATTCAAGTCCACATTCAAACCGGCGTGTCTGAAGACGAGCTGTGCGCATTGATTCCGGAATTCGATGCGTTACTGATACGTAGCGGCTCCAAGGTTACCGAAAAAGTGCTGAAAGCGGGCAAGAACCTGAAGGTGGTCGGCCGCGCCGGTATCGGGGTGGACAATGTCGATGTCAAGGCGGCCACCGAACTGGGCGTGATCGTCATGAACACGCCGGACGCGAATGCCACGACGACCGCGGAATTGGCCATCGGCCATATTTTCTCGTTGAGTCGTAATCTGCCGCAAGCCAATCTTTCGGTCAGGGAAGGGAAATGGGAACGCAGCAAACTGATGGGGGCCGAAGTCAGCCACAAGACCTTGGCGATTCTGGGTTTCGGTACGATCGGCCGTATCGTCGCGCAACGGGGTAACGGCTTGAAAATGCGGGTCATCGCCTACGACCCCTTTGTCACGCCGGAGGTGTTCGCCGAATATGGTGCCGAACCGGTCACGTTGGAAGAGTTGATTAAGCAGGCCGATTACCTGACGTTACATTGCCCGATGACGGAAAAGACCCGCGGTATCATCGGTGCCGAACAGCTGGCGATGATGAAGAAATCGGCCATTTTGATCAACTGCGCCCGCGGCGGCCTGGTAGATGAGGAGGCGCTTTATAAGACATTGGAGAATGGCGACATCGCGGGCGCGGCCCTGGACGTGTACGAACACGAACCGCCCAAGGATTCCCCCTTGCTGAAACTCGATAACATCGTTTTTACGCCGCACCTCGGCGCATCCACCCGCGAAGCGCAGGTGGCGGTCAGCGTCGAGATTGCCAGGCAGGTCGTGACCTATCTGAACACGGGCGAGGCCGTCAATGCGTTGAACTTGCCGCGTCTGTCGGCGGAAGAGCTGAAAAAATCGCGCCAGTTCATGATGTTGGCGAAGATATTGGGCAAGATGCTGGTCAATTTGGTCGATACGCCGATCAAAAAACTGGAGGTCGGCACCTATGGCAAGGCTGCCGAGGTCGAAATCCGTCCCATTTCGGTCGAGGCGCTGGTGGGGATGCTGGCCGATCAATTCGATACGCCGGTCAATAGCGTCAACGTCGAAAGCATCGCCAAGCGTCAGGGAATTTCGCTGATCGAGACCAAGACCGAGGAATCGCAGGGGTATCTGTTTTTGATCAAGGTAACCGGCCATTGCCAAGGACGCACCGTATCGTTGGAGGGGACCTTGTTGGGGGATTGTCATCCGCGCCTGGTCAGTATCGATCAATTCGAAATCGAGGTAGTGCCGGAAGGCACCTTGTTGATTACCCGCCACGACGACAAGCCAGGAGTCATCTCGGCGATCAGTTCGGTATTGGGCGAGTCGAATATCAATATTTCCAGGATGCAGGTGGGCATGGCCGATTCCCAGCAACAGGCGATGGCGGTGATCAGTGTCTCCGATCCGTTGGACGAGAAACTGGTGCAGGCGGTTTGCGATATTCCGGCGGTACATACGGTCAAACAGATACATCTATGA
- a CDS encoding HAD-IB family phosphatase, with protein sequence MSYETICFDCDSTLSRVEGIDELARRSGRFEQVAQLTNAAMNGELALEEVYENRLSLIKPDKAAIDWLAQLYIDEVVAGARETIVQLQQQHKQVHIISGGLRQAILPLAEFLGVPPQQVHAVDIEFSEQGEYRGFDKTSPLAYSGGKAEICRRIIAGNGSVAMVGDGKTDLEAKQAGATVIGFGGIVAREAVREQADYFVVEPNLSALLSYLT encoded by the coding sequence ATGAGCTACGAAACCATTTGCTTCGACTGCGACAGCACCTTGAGCCGGGTCGAAGGGATAGACGAGCTGGCGCGCCGCAGCGGCAGGTTCGAGCAGGTCGCGCAGCTGACCAATGCGGCGATGAATGGCGAGCTGGCGCTGGAAGAGGTGTACGAAAACCGGTTGTCGTTGATCAAGCCAGACAAGGCCGCGATCGATTGGCTGGCACAGCTTTACATCGACGAGGTTGTCGCCGGCGCTCGTGAAACGATCGTCCAATTGCAGCAACAGCATAAACAGGTCCATATCATCAGCGGCGGTCTGCGCCAGGCGATATTGCCCTTGGCCGAATTTCTTGGCGTGCCGCCGCAACAGGTGCATGCCGTGGATATCGAGTTTAGCGAACAAGGCGAATACCGAGGCTTCGACAAGACTTCGCCGTTGGCCTATAGCGGCGGCAAAGCCGAGATTTGTCGGCGGATCATCGCCGGCAACGGTTCCGTCGCGATGGTCGGAGACGGCAAGACCGATCTCGAAGCCAAACAGGCCGGAGCGACGGTGATCGGTTTCGGCGGCATCGTGGCCAGGGAGGCGGTCAGAGAGCAGGCCGATTATTTCGTGGTCGAGCCGAATCTTTCGGCGCTATTGAGTTATCTGACATAA
- a CDS encoding YebC/PmpR family DNA-binding transcriptional regulator — protein MAGHSKWANIKHRKGAQDAKRGKIFTKMIREITVAAKAGADPTNNPALRSAIDKALGANMKKDTIENTIKKATGALDGVNYEEVRYEGYGPGGTAVMVDCLTDNRNRTVAEVRHAFSKAGGNLGTDGSVAYMFNKVGIISYDDSVDEDSLMEAAMEAGAEDIITNDDGSMDVMTTPEDYLSVKEAMIAAGFKPANAEVTMQADNKTDLDADAAAKMMRLIERLEDLDDVQDVYSNADISDEILESLGED, from the coding sequence ATGGCAGGACATAGTAAGTGGGCGAACATTAAACACCGTAAAGGCGCCCAGGATGCGAAACGAGGCAAAATTTTTACCAAAATGATTCGGGAAATTACCGTTGCGGCCAAGGCTGGCGCGGACCCGACCAACAATCCGGCACTTCGTTCGGCGATCGACAAGGCGTTAGGCGCCAATATGAAAAAGGATACGATCGAGAATACCATCAAAAAAGCGACCGGGGCGCTGGATGGTGTTAATTACGAGGAAGTTCGTTACGAAGGCTACGGCCCAGGCGGCACGGCGGTCATGGTGGATTGCTTGACCGACAACCGCAACCGGACCGTCGCCGAAGTACGCCACGCCTTCTCCAAGGCGGGGGGCAATTTGGGTACCGACGGCTCCGTGGCTTATATGTTCAATAAAGTCGGCATCATCAGTTACGATGATTCGGTGGATGAAGACAGCTTGATGGAGGCGGCTATGGAAGCCGGCGCCGAAGATATTATTACCAACGACGATGGTTCCATGGATGTGATGACCACGCCGGAAGACTATCTGTCGGTCAAGGAAGCGATGATCGCGGCCGGTTTCAAGCCGGCCAATGCCGAGGTAACTATGCAGGCGGACAATAAGACCGACTTGGATGCCGACGCGGCCGCTAAAATGATGCGCCTGATCGAACGCCTGGAGGACCTGGACGATGTCCAGGATGTATATTCCAATGCCGACATCAGCGATGAAATCCTGGAGAGTCTGGGCGAAGATTGA
- the ruvC gene encoding crossover junction endodeoxyribonuclease RuvC has product MTRILGIDPGSRITGYGIIESSPQGNRYIASGSIRINAESFPQRLKQIFDGVTEVIALYRPQQMAIEQVFMHKNADSALKLGQARGAAICATLNNDLPVYEYAARQVKQALVGKGNAEKEQVQHMVKILLNIQGEMQVDAGDALGICLCHSHHRETEKRLRQVRL; this is encoded by the coding sequence TTGACCAGAATTCTTGGAATAGACCCCGGTTCGCGCATTACCGGCTACGGCATCATCGAATCATCGCCGCAGGGTAATCGCTATATTGCCAGCGGCAGTATCCGTATTAATGCAGAATCCTTTCCGCAACGCTTGAAGCAGATTTTTGACGGCGTGACGGAGGTGATTGCGCTTTACCGTCCGCAGCAAATGGCGATCGAGCAAGTGTTCATGCACAAGAATGCGGACTCCGCGTTGAAACTGGGCCAGGCCAGGGGCGCGGCGATTTGCGCGACGTTGAACAACGATTTGCCGGTTTACGAATATGCCGCCCGTCAGGTCAAACAGGCCTTGGTCGGCAAGGGTAATGCCGAAAAGGAACAGGTGCAGCACATGGTAAAAATTTTGCTCAATATTCAAGGCGAGATGCAGGTCGATGCCGGCGATGCATTGGGTATTTGCCTGTGCCATAGCCATCATCGGGAAACCGAAAAACGTTTGCGGCAGGTGCGGTTGTGA
- the ruvA gene encoding Holliday junction branch migration protein RuvA codes for MIGFLRGKLVAKAPPQLLIDVQGVGYEVEAPMTTFYDLPALGEDIRLFTHLVVREDAHILFAFSTEQERMMFRTLIKVNGVGPKMALTILSGLSAEEFHRCIQEHDSHALVRLPGVGKKTAERLIIEMRDRLPDLSESSATDVKVSADPESFAAANPSQEAISALCALGYKPQDAAKMVRAVASEDKRCEDIIRLALQGAVR; via the coding sequence GTGATTGGTTTTTTGCGTGGCAAACTGGTTGCCAAGGCGCCGCCGCAATTGCTGATCGATGTGCAAGGCGTCGGCTATGAGGTCGAGGCGCCGATGACCACCTTTTACGATTTGCCCGCGCTGGGAGAGGATATCAGGCTATTTACCCATCTGGTGGTGCGCGAGGACGCGCATATCTTGTTCGCTTTTTCCACCGAACAGGAGCGCATGATGTTTAGGACGTTGATCAAGGTCAATGGCGTGGGCCCGAAAATGGCGCTGACGATTCTTTCCGGCCTCAGCGCCGAGGAATTTCACCGTTGCATCCAGGAACATGACAGCCATGCGCTGGTCCGTCTGCCAGGTGTCGGCAAAAAAACCGCCGAACGTTTGATCATCGAGATGCGCGATCGATTGCCCGATTTAAGCGAGTCCTCAGCTACGGACGTTAAAGTAAGCGCCGACCCGGAAAGCTTTGCCGCCGCCAATCCGAGCCAGGAGGCAATCTCGGCGCTGTGCGCACTGGGCTACAAACCCCAGGATGCGGCCAAGATGGTGCGTGCCGTGGCCAGCGAGGATAAGCGCTGTGAAGACATTATTCGTCTAGCCCTGCAAGGAGCGGTACGATGA
- the ruvB gene encoding Holliday junction branch migration DNA helicase RuvB has translation MESDRLISAQASLDEERQDRAVRPKRLADYVGQQELRQQMEIFIKAAVGRNEALDHVLIFGPPGLGKTTLANIIATEMGVNIRQTSGPVLDKAGDLAALLTNLEAHDVLFIDEIHRLSPAVEEVLYPAMEDYQIDIMIGEGPAARSIKLDLPPFTLIGATTRAGLLTSPLRDRFGIVQRLEFYAVDELARIVVRSAGLLGIGMDSGGADEVARRSRGTPRIANRLLRRVRDFAEVKGDGMVDREIAGQALKMLKIDDNGFDALDRKLLLSMIEHFEGGPVGLDTLAAAISEERGTIEDVLEPYLLQQGFIMRTPRGRIVTRKAYLHFGLRAPETEPVSGDIFDS, from the coding sequence ATCGAAAGCGATCGCTTGATCAGTGCGCAAGCTTCGCTGGATGAAGAACGTCAGGATCGGGCAGTTCGTCCCAAGCGCCTGGCCGATTACGTCGGACAACAGGAATTGCGCCAGCAGATGGAGATCTTCATCAAGGCGGCGGTCGGTCGCAACGAGGCGCTCGATCATGTCTTGATCTTCGGCCCGCCGGGCTTGGGTAAGACTACGTTGGCCAACATCATCGCCACCGAAATGGGCGTCAATATTCGCCAGACTTCCGGGCCAGTGCTAGATAAGGCCGGCGATCTGGCGGCCCTGCTGACCAACCTGGAAGCGCACGATGTTTTGTTCATCGACGAGATCCACCGCCTCAGTCCGGCGGTCGAGGAGGTCCTGTATCCGGCCATGGAAGATTACCAGATCGACATCATGATCGGCGAGGGGCCGGCGGCGCGTTCGATCAAACTGGATTTGCCGCCGTTTACGCTGATCGGCGCGACCACCCGGGCCGGATTATTGACGTCGCCGTTGCGCGACCGCTTCGGCATCGTGCAACGCCTGGAATTTTACGCTGTCGACGAGTTGGCACGCATCGTGGTGCGTTCCGCTGGCCTGTTGGGTATCGGCATGGATAGCGGCGGCGCCGATGAAGTCGCGCGACGTTCCCGGGGTACGCCGCGCATCGCCAACCGGTTATTACGACGGGTGCGCGATTTCGCCGAGGTCAAGGGCGATGGCATGGTCGATCGCGAGATCGCCGGTCAGGCCTTGAAAATGTTGAAGATCGACGATAACGGTTTCGATGCGTTGGATCGAAAATTATTGTTGTCGATGATCGAACATTTCGAAGGCGGGCCGGTCGGATTGGATACATTGGCCGCCGCGATAAGCGAGGAACGCGGCACGATCGAGGACGTGCTGGAGCCGTATTTGTTGCAGCAAGGCTTTATCATGCGCACGCCCAGAGGGCGCATCGTGACCCGCAAGGCCTATCTGCATTTTGGCCTGCGCGCGCCGGAAACGGAACCGGTCAGCGGCGATATCTTCGATAGTTGA
- the ybgC gene encoding tol-pal system-associated acyl-CoA thioesterase, producing the protein MGKFNWPVRVYYEDTDAGGVVFYANYLKFFERARTEMLRSLGFEQDRLIEEQGIIFVVRSVQVDYLKPARFNEQIQVSAEVTQAKKTNFLFAQEICRDDDLLCKGEVRIACLDAETMRPKAVPAEILEHLI; encoded by the coding sequence ATGGGAAAATTTAACTGGCCCGTCAGGGTCTATTACGAGGACACCGACGCCGGCGGCGTGGTGTTTTACGCCAATTATCTGAAATTTTTCGAACGAGCACGAACCGAAATGTTGCGTTCTTTGGGATTCGAACAAGATCGATTGATCGAGGAACAAGGCATTATTTTCGTCGTGCGTTCGGTGCAAGTCGACTATCTGAAACCGGCGCGTTTCAACGAGCAAATTCAGGTCAGCGCGGAAGTCACCCAAGCGAAAAAAACCAATTTTCTGTTCGCCCAGGAAATTTGTCGCGACGACGATTTGCTATGCAAGGGCGAAGTGCGCATCGCCTGTCTCGATGCAGAAACTATGCGACCCAAGGCCGTTCCGGCCGAAATCTTGGAACATCTAATATGA
- the tolQ gene encoding protein TolQ — translation MSGNFSFIELVLEASFVVQFVMLILLAASVLSWTFIFTKRKELLRAVEITDDFEEEFWSGGELAELYRKLASHQIEPEGIEKIFMAGYKEFSRMHQKSDLSAEIKVESAQRAMRIELSRELDRLDETLPFLATVGSTSPYVGLFGTVWGIMNSFRALGEIKHATLANVAPGISEALIATAIGLFAAIPAVIAYNRFATRLERLSGRYELFIDEFASLLHRQALHK, via the coding sequence ATGAGCGGTAATTTCTCCTTTATTGAGCTGGTTCTGGAAGCCAGTTTCGTCGTCCAGTTCGTCATGCTGATCCTGCTGGCCGCCTCGGTCTTGTCCTGGACCTTTATTTTTACTAAGCGTAAGGAACTGTTAAGGGCGGTGGAAATCACCGATGATTTCGAAGAGGAATTCTGGTCCGGCGGCGAATTGGCCGAGTTGTACCGCAAACTGGCCAGCCATCAAATCGAGCCGGAAGGCATCGAAAAAATTTTCATGGCCGGCTACAAGGAATTCTCCCGGATGCATCAGAAGAGCGATCTCAGTGCGGAAATCAAGGTCGAAAGCGCGCAACGGGCGATGCGCATCGAATTGTCGCGCGAGCTCGACCGGCTCGACGAGACCTTGCCGTTCCTGGCGACGGTCGGCTCGACCAGCCCCTATGTGGGGTTGTTCGGTACAGTCTGGGGCATCATGAATTCATTCCGCGCCCTGGGCGAAATCAAACATGCGACGCTGGCGAATGTCGCGCCCGGCATTTCCGAGGCGCTGATCGCAACTGCGATCGGTTTGTTCGCGGCGATTCCGGCGGTGATCGCCTATAACCGTTTCGCCACGCGTTTGGAAAGACTGTCGGGCCGTTACGAGCTGTTTATCGACGAATTCGCCAGCTTGCTGCACAGGCAGGCCTTGCACAAATGA
- the tolR gene encoding protein TolR translates to MAEINVVPYIDVTFVLLIIFMITAPLVQTGVDVDLPQAATAPVEQKNEPPVIVSIDRQGRYYIDIGEQQEDEPVQPKELLVRVAAVLRNKPQTQVYIRGDHRVDYGKVVTVMAALKNAGVPSVGLMTSPLEQ, encoded by the coding sequence ATGGCCGAGATCAATGTGGTGCCCTACATTGATGTCACCTTCGTGTTGCTTATCATCTTCATGATCACCGCGCCGCTGGTGCAAACCGGGGTCGATGTCGATTTGCCGCAAGCGGCGACAGCGCCGGTGGAGCAGAAGAACGAGCCGCCGGTGATCGTCTCGATCGACCGGCAAGGCCGTTATTACATCGATATCGGCGAGCAGCAGGAAGACGAGCCGGTACAGCCTAAGGAATTGCTGGTGCGGGTGGCGGCGGTGTTGCGCAACAAGCCGCAGACTCAGGTCTATATCCGCGGCGACCATCGGGTCGATTACGGCAAGGTCGTGACGGTGATGGCGGCGTTGAAAAACGCCGGCGTGCCCAGCGTCGGCTTGATGACTTCACCGCTGGAACAATGA
- the tolA gene encoding cell envelope integrity protein TolA: MNSMQKFGLSFAMALGMHICLLLLFGFSYDSEPEVKTQKPLPEIIQASVLDDEQVIQEAERLKQVEITKKERQQQLAEQRKVEERRLQQAQEQRLREEKKARELAEQRKQAKIEEQKRQAELKKQLVEEAARLAKIKERQAAEEKRLQQQREAEQKRIKEQKEAEARKREQERLAAEKRKQEQLAREKAEQARREELARQQAAAAKAKAEQDRQATITATAAIQQKVNSSWIRPMTSNKGLSCTIRVKLLASGDVMDAHVVKSSGDAVFDRSAENAVRKASPLPVPKDPSLFASHFRTFTFIFKPE, from the coding sequence ATGAATAGCATGCAAAAATTCGGTCTGTCCTTTGCCATGGCCCTGGGTATGCATATTTGCTTGCTATTACTGTTCGGCTTTAGTTACGACAGCGAGCCCGAAGTCAAGACGCAAAAGCCGTTGCCGGAAATCATTCAAGCCTCGGTATTGGATGACGAACAAGTGATACAGGAAGCCGAACGCCTGAAACAGGTCGAGATCACCAAGAAGGAGCGTCAACAGCAGTTGGCCGAGCAACGAAAGGTCGAGGAACGCCGCTTGCAGCAAGCGCAAGAACAACGCTTGCGCGAAGAAAAGAAGGCGCGCGAACTGGCCGAACAAAGAAAGCAAGCCAAGATCGAGGAGCAAAAACGGCAGGCCGAGTTGAAAAAACAGCTGGTTGAAGAAGCCGCCAGATTGGCTAAGATAAAGGAGCGGCAGGCGGCCGAGGAAAAACGCCTGCAACAACAGCGCGAGGCCGAGCAAAAACGGATCAAAGAGCAGAAGGAGGCGGAGGCCAGAAAACGCGAACAGGAGCGGTTGGCGGCCGAGAAGAGGAAACAGGAGCAACTGGCCAGAGAGAAGGCGGAGCAGGCGCGCCGCGAGGAATTGGCCCGGCAGCAAGCGGCGGCGGCCAAGGCCAAGGCGGAACAGGATCGTCAGGCGACGATCACGGCGACGGCGGCGATTCAGCAGAAGGTCAATAGCAGCTGGATACGGCCGATGACTTCGAACAAGGGCTTGAGCTGTACGATTCGGGTGAAATTGTTGGCCAGCGGCGACGTGATGGACGCGCATGTCGTCAAAAGCAGCGGCGACGCGGTGTTCGACCGCTCCGCCGAAAATGCGGTGCGCAAGGCTTCGCCGCTGCCGGTGCCTAAGGATCCGTCTTTATTCGCCAGCCACTTTAGAACCTTTACCTTTATATTTAAACCCGAATAA
- the tolB gene encoding Tol-Pal system beta propeller repeat protein TolB: MVLLRKLILALLVALSINAAQAALTIEITKGVETAVPIAVVPFAEQTPGRLPVDLAAVIQADLSRSGYFKTLPERDMLSKPRDAASVRFRNWQALGQDYLLIGQVGQSGTRYHVQFQLFDVYKGEQIMGYRLTVSPYDLRRTAHHISDLVFEKLTGKAGVFDTRIAYVTSNSLANGKKQYKLQVADADGYAPKTIAASSEPLMSPAWSPDGKKIAYVSFERKRSAVYVQTLATGQRQRVAAFKGINGAPAFSPDGNRLALTLSKDGSPDIYILNLLDHSLYKLTKSYAIDTEPTWSPDGRYIVFTSDRGGKPQLYMMPSTGGRASRLTFSGDYNARGRFSHDGKSIVMVHANRGDYRIAVMDMATRTVNVLTAGRLDESPSFAPNGTMVLYAAKKGGHSVLSAVSVDGSMQQKLAFESGDVREPAWAP; encoded by the coding sequence ATGGTTTTGTTGAGAAAATTGATATTAGCTCTGTTAGTCGCGTTATCGATCAATGCGGCCCAGGCGGCATTGACGATAGAAATCACCAAGGGGGTGGAAACGGCGGTGCCGATTGCGGTCGTGCCGTTTGCCGAGCAAACGCCGGGGCGTTTGCCGGTTGACCTCGCGGCGGTGATTCAGGCGGATTTAAGCCGCAGCGGTTATTTTAAGACTCTGCCGGAACGCGATATGTTGAGTAAACCGCGCGACGCGGCCAGCGTTCGTTTCCGCAATTGGCAGGCGTTGGGACAGGATTATTTATTGATTGGTCAGGTCGGGCAAAGCGGAACTCGTTACCATGTGCAATTCCAATTGTTCGACGTCTACAAGGGCGAACAGATCATGGGGTATCGCTTGACCGTTTCGCCCTATGACCTGCGCCGCACCGCACACCATATCAGCGATTTGGTGTTTGAAAAACTGACCGGCAAGGCCGGAGTATTCGATACCCGTATCGCTTATGTGACCAGCAACAGCCTAGCCAACGGCAAGAAGCAATATAAACTGCAGGTGGCCGATGCCGACGGCTATGCTCCCAAGACCATCGCCGCCTCCTCGGAGCCGTTGATGTCGCCGGCGTGGTCGCCGGACGGTAAAAAAATCGCCTATGTGTCGTTCGAACGTAAGCGTTCGGCCGTTTATGTGCAAACATTGGCGACGGGACAGCGTCAACGGGTGGCGGCCTTCAAAGGCATCAATGGCGCGCCGGCCTTTTCGCCGGACGGAAACCGGCTAGCGTTGACCTTGTCCAAGGACGGTAGCCCGGATATCTATATTTTGAATTTGCTGGATCATTCGCTGTATAAACTGACCAAAAGTTATGCGATCGATACCGAGCCGACCTGGTCGCCGGATGGGCGTTATATCGTCTTTACCTCGGACCGTGGCGGCAAGCCGCAGTTGTACATGATGCCCAGCACCGGCGGGCGGGCCAGCAGGTTGACATTCAGCGGCGATTACAACGCCCGAGGCCGTTTTTCTCATGACGGCAAGAGCATCGTCATGGTGCATGCCAACCGGGGTGATTATCGGATCGCGGTGATGGATATGGCCACGCGCACCGTCAACGTCTTGACAGCGGGGCGGCTGGACGAATCGCCGAGCTTTGCTCCAAACGGCACGATGGTGTTGTATGCCGCGAAGAAGGGAGGGCATTCGGTGTTGTCGGCGGTCTCCGTCGACGGCAGTATGCAGCAGAAACTGGCCTTTGAAAGCGGCGATGTGCGCGAACCCGCCTGGGCGCCTTGA
- the pal gene encoding peptidoglycan-associated lipoprotein Pal, translating into MRLNKTYLAVAMAAALLSGCSSTEEKADLLEGGQSAAAVEGAATSGYSEGTGISGSEMMASELSPEEMGAEFTDPMNPLSKHTIYFMYDSSQVQQDFIPVIAAHAQYLLAHPAQRLVLQGHADERGSREYNIALGEQRAKSVARMMKVQGVAEGQLEVVSYGEEKPAAEGHDEASWQLNRRVELIYQGR; encoded by the coding sequence ATGAGACTGAACAAAACTTATTTGGCCGTCGCCATGGCCGCTGCATTGTTGAGTGGCTGTAGTTCGACGGAGGAGAAGGCGGACTTATTGGAAGGCGGTCAGAGCGCCGCCGCGGTCGAAGGAGCTGCGACCTCAGGTTATAGCGAAGGGACGGGGATCAGCGGCAGCGAGATGATGGCTAGCGAACTGAGTCCCGAGGAAATGGGCGCGGAATTTACCGATCCGATGAACCCTCTGTCCAAACACACTATCTATTTCATGTATGACAGCAGCCAGGTACAGCAGGATTTCATCCCGGTGATTGCCGCCCACGCCCAATATTTGTTGGCTCATCCGGCGCAACGCCTGGTGCTGCAAGGCCATGCCGATGAGCGCGGCTCCCGCGAATACAATATTGCCTTGGGCGAACAACGGGCCAAATCGGTCGCCAGGATGATGAAGGTGCAAGGCGTCGCTGAAGGGCAGTTGGAGGTGGTCAGCTATGGCGAGGAAAAACCCGCCGCGGAAGGGCATGACGAAGCTTCCTGGCAACTAAACCGCCGCGTCGAACTGATTTATCAAGGTCGTTAA
- the ybgF gene encoding tol-pal system protein YbgF, whose protein sequence is MKVKYLLLLPFCASLAAQPKPLPPVIDNSTYPGGAAYAGGGTPSNNALYEVLGRLEQLQLEVQQLRGVVEEQAQVIEELKSRQSNIYSDLDQRLQALSGGVQPSDAPVTASPPSSAQMPSPSESSAPQSVAPTVNEKQLYQEAYETLRNGHNTQAIAAFQALLSQFPAGEYADNAQYWLGEAYKVNQDIDSARVAFTKVVELYPNSPKVPDALLKLGYIEFEQKNLAKARDYLSRVTVNYPGTTAAHLAAKKLMQMDQP, encoded by the coding sequence ATGAAGGTCAAATATTTGTTATTATTGCCGTTTTGTGCGAGCCTGGCGGCGCAACCCAAGCCGCTGCCTCCGGTGATCGACAATTCCACCTATCCGGGCGGGGCGGCCTATGCCGGCGGCGGCACGCCTTCCAATAATGCTTTGTACGAAGTCCTCGGCAGACTGGAGCAGTTGCAATTGGAAGTGCAGCAATTGCGTGGCGTGGTCGAAGAGCAGGCGCAAGTTATCGAAGAACTGAAAAGCCGGCAGAGCAATATTTATTCGGATCTGGATCAGCGCTTGCAGGCCTTGAGCGGGGGTGTTCAGCCCAGCGATGCGCCGGTGACGGCGTCGCCGCCGTCAAGCGCGCAGATGCCGTCGCCAAGTGAGTCGTCGGCGCCGCAGAGCGTCGCTCCGACGGTCAATGAAAAACAGTTGTATCAGGAAGCCTATGAAACGTTGAGAAACGGCCATAACACGCAGGCGATCGCGGCGTTCCAAGCCTTGCTCAGCCAGTTTCCTGCCGGCGAGTATGCCGATAATGCCCAGTACTGGTTGGGCGAAGCCTACAAGGTCAACCAAGATATCGACTCGGCCCGCGTGGCTTTCACCAAGGTGGTCGAGCTGTATCCGAACAGCCCGAAAGTGCCCGATGCGCTGCTGAAGCTCGGTTATATCGAGTTCGAACAGAAAAACCTGGCCAAGGCGCGTGACTACCTGTCCCGCGTGACGGTTAACTACCCCGGAACGACGGCGGCCCATTTGGCGGCTAAAAAATTGATGCAGATGGACCAGCCTTAA